A genomic segment from Deinococcus sp. YIM 77859 encodes:
- a CDS encoding tRNA (cytidine(34)-2'-O)-methyltransferase, whose amino-acid sequence MSEPLLRVVLFEPEKAGNVGNVARTCAVLGAELHLIRPFGFHLHDREFRRAVMDYLQGVALHEHASWTAFQSTLLPGARVWAFSAHAATLYTRAGFRRGDYLLFGPESRGLPVWLRGSLPALKLPQPGGGRSLNLAVAVGAAAFEAGRQIEGW is encoded by the coding sequence GTGAGCGAGCCGCTGCTGCGTGTCGTCCTGTTTGAGCCGGAAAAGGCCGGGAACGTGGGCAACGTCGCCCGCACCTGCGCCGTGCTGGGCGCCGAGCTGCACCTTATTCGGCCCTTTGGATTTCACCTCCACGACCGCGAATTCCGCCGGGCCGTGATGGACTACCTGCAAGGGGTCGCGCTCCACGAACACGCGAGTTGGACGGCCTTTCAGAGCACCCTTTTGCCGGGCGCGCGGGTGTGGGCCTTTTCTGCGCACGCAGCCACCCTGTACACCCGAGCGGGCTTCCGGCGCGGCGACTACCTCCTTTTCGGACCGGAATCGCGCGGGCTCCCCGTCTGGCTTCGTGGGAGTCTGCCCGCCCTCAAGCTGCCGCAACCCGGCGGGGGCCGCAGCCTGAATCTGGCGGTGGCCGTGGGAGCGGCGGCCTTTGAGGCGGGGCGGCAGATCGAAGGGTGGTAG
- a CDS encoding NUDIX domain-containing protein, with translation MAGEAQEHPNWAGLVPGGVQPWKTLSSRVLVDGFRVVLEDRVQTSSGAEVVYQYRPRGPRAMFVLPVTAEGEAVLIRQYRYPLQATIWEVVAGGVEPGENLLAAAARELAEEVGGTAAEWVPLPGFYPQPSISGVVFYPLLALGVTLGTAAPEDGEVIERAVLPLAEVYRMLEAGEIQDGPSSLTLWHARRPLQERGLL, from the coding sequence ATGGCAGGCGAGGCGCAAGAACATCCCAATTGGGCAGGGCTCGTGCCGGGCGGCGTGCAGCCGTGGAAGACGCTGTCGTCGCGGGTTCTGGTGGACGGCTTCCGCGTGGTGCTGGAAGACCGGGTGCAGACCTCTAGCGGCGCGGAGGTGGTGTATCAGTACCGCCCCCGTGGCCCCCGCGCGATGTTCGTGCTGCCGGTGACGGCGGAAGGGGAGGCTGTCTTGATTCGCCAGTACCGCTACCCCCTTCAAGCGACCATCTGGGAGGTGGTGGCCGGTGGCGTGGAGCCCGGCGAGAATCTGCTTGCCGCCGCTGCTCGCGAACTCGCCGAGGAGGTCGGAGGCACGGCGGCGGAATGGGTGCCGCTGCCCGGCTTCTATCCGCAGCCCAGCATCAGCGGCGTGGTGTTCTATCCCCTGCTCGCCCTGGGGGTCACCCTGGGCACCGCCGCCCCCGAGGACGGCGAGGTGATTGAGCGCGCCGTGCTGCCCCTCGCGGAGGTCTACCGGATGCTGGAGGCCGGGGAGATTCAAGATGGCCCCAGCAGCCTGACCCTGTGGCACGCGCGGCGGCCCCTACAGGAGCGCGGCCTGCTGTGA
- the ispF gene encoding 2-C-methyl-D-erythritol 2,4-cyclodiphosphate synthase → MTPSPLPFRIGYGEDAHRLAPGRPLVLGGVSIPQAERGAVAHSDGDAVLHALADALLSGLSLGDIGQYYPDTDPAHAGLDSREILMHALRLVQERNYVPANAALVVTLDRPKLGPLRRAIARNLATLLDLKDTEVGVSFKTSEGLAPDHVQVRATVLLVRVAG, encoded by the coding sequence ATGACCCCTTCCCCCCTTCCCTTCCGCATCGGCTACGGAGAAGACGCGCACCGGCTGGCGCCCGGGCGGCCTCTCGTGCTGGGCGGTGTGTCCATTCCGCAGGCCGAGCGCGGTGCCGTTGCCCACAGTGACGGGGACGCCGTGCTGCACGCCCTGGCCGACGCGCTGCTCTCGGGCCTGAGCCTGGGTGACATCGGGCAGTATTACCCCGATACCGATCCCGCTCATGCGGGGCTGGACTCGCGCGAGATTCTGATGCACGCGCTGCGGCTGGTGCAGGAGCGGAACTATGTTCCGGCCAATGCAGCACTCGTGGTCACCCTCGACCGGCCCAAGCTGGGGCCACTGCGCCGCGCCATCGCCCGCAACCTGGCCACGCTGCTGGACCTAAAGGACACGGAAGTGGGCGTGAGCTTCAAGACCTCCGAGGGCCTCGCCCCCGATCACGTGCAGGTACGGGCAACCGTTCTCCTCGTCAGGGTGGCAGGGTGA